One bacterium genomic region harbors:
- a CDS encoding radical SAM protein, which translates to MKSRANNMMHHVIGSQPIDRSHMDERPEKAIFTIAPVGACCNLACSYCYHADIRHRTRAFDVMSEEILTNVIATTVNSARVVQYTWHGGEPLLAGQDFFSRVAKFQERFASTEGTKVINHIQTNLTLLSKKMAKWLKHYDFQLSTSLDGPREFHDRLRRFPNGRGTFDVVMDKLRLCQDVGLPYGVICVVSQINADYPETVYSFLTEAAPYGFDFSICSDRLGSSTFIPSSRQLLHFFKRAFDLWYGEFDGRIPVRTFVGIIERLLGGSPSDCTFAQHGCGIITGIDRDGTVYPCARFLGVPDFALGKVKSQGIDTILMQPKVVATRKNLSLPSSKCTSCRWFFLCGGGCRFENWFAQSHSNGRNPWCTFRQDLFSHIVRAISSTVEEMVQSIEQEDIPRLKGQDGVEGSHLKNGKRRVRVRLPYKSQALF; encoded by the coding sequence ATGAAATCAAGAGCCAATAATATGATGCATCACGTGATAGGCTCGCAACCTATTGACAGAAGTCATATGGATGAAAGGCCGGAGAAGGCCATTTTCACTATAGCTCCTGTTGGTGCGTGTTGCAATCTCGCGTGCTCTTATTGTTATCATGCAGATATCCGTCATCGTACACGCGCTTTTGACGTGATGAGTGAGGAAATCTTGACGAATGTAATCGCTACCACAGTGAACTCAGCCAGAGTCGTTCAGTATACATGGCACGGCGGAGAACCTTTGCTCGCTGGACAGGATTTCTTCTCAAGAGTGGCGAAGTTCCAAGAGCGTTTTGCGTCGACGGAGGGGACCAAAGTAATCAACCACATCCAGACAAATCTGACGCTATTGAGCAAGAAAATGGCGAAATGGCTCAAGCATTATGACTTCCAACTAAGCACAAGCCTTGACGGGCCAAGGGAATTTCATGACCGTCTCCGCAGATTCCCAAACGGGCGTGGGACATTTGATGTGGTGATGGACAAGCTTCGCTTGTGCCAAGATGTTGGATTGCCATATGGAGTTATCTGTGTTGTATCTCAAATTAATGCTGATTATCCTGAGACCGTTTACTCTTTTCTGACCGAAGCGGCGCCGTATGGGTTTGACTTTAGCATATGTAGTGACCGACTTGGCTCCTCCACTTTCATTCCATCTTCCAGGCAACTTCTGCACTTCTTCAAAAGAGCATTTGACCTTTGGTACGGCGAGTTTGATGGACGGATCCCTGTGAGGACTTTCGTTGGTATCATCGAGAGATTATTAGGGGGTAGTCCTTCGGACTGTACATTTGCTCAACATGGTTGCGGAATCATTACAGGTATTGACCGCGATGGCACTGTCTATCCTTGTGCTCGCTTCTTGGGTGTGCCTGATTTCGCTCTGGGTAAAGTGAAGTCACAAGGGATCGACACAATACTGATGCAACCGAAGGTTGTGGCGACCAGGAAAAATCTCTCTCTTCCATCCTCAAAATGCACCTCGTGCAGATGGTTCTTTCTTTGCGGTGGCGGTTGCCGGTTTGAAAATTGGTTTGCACAGAGTCACTCCAACGGAAGAAATCCCTGGTGTACTTTCAGACAAGATCTTTTCAGTCACATCGTGAGAGCTATATCTTCGACCGTTGAGGAGATGGTACAGAGCATAGAGCAGGAGGATATCCCGCGACTAAAGGGGCAAGATGGAGTTGAGGGATCGCACCTTAAAAACGGGAAAAGGAGAGTTAGGGTCAGACTACCATATAAAAGTCAAGCACTTTTTTAA
- the hisS gene encoding histidine--tRNA ligase — protein sequence MSSRVIKTLRGFRDYMPEEMRVRDQILSTIKKVYELYGFVPLATPALEYKETLLGLGGEEINKQMYTFTDKDGNEVGLRFDLTVPLSRVIAQYPQLPKPFKRYQVQPVWRCDKPDPGRFREFIQFDIDIVGTSEMIADVEIILAMYDSLNALGLTDFRIRCNNRKIIDSLIKYADIPVEPSHSVFKVIDKLEKQGLEAVKQELGAGRIDSSGDEIKGLNLEVNQILKIEEFLLLPQNTRNEAITSVTEFFKGVSTADKGIRELEEINKYLSALEIPDDKVTIDLSIARGLDYYTGPVYEAILLDAREFGSVMGGGRFDQLIGQFLGKEIPATGASIGVDRIFDAMKKCAPSESRPSVANVFITVMVKEKMVEYMKIGHRLREEGINTEVYIGKEQKIGKQLEYADKCSIPIAVIIGPEEFSNNEVTIKDLRVLKKETEKIEKREEWLKAQIGQKTVNSEKLIEEIKQLLDQKS from the coding sequence ATGAGTAGTAGAGTTATTAAAACGTTACGGGGTTTTCGTGATTATATGCCTGAAGAAATGCGTGTGCGGGACCAAATACTCTCCACTATTAAAAAAGTATATGAATTATATGGCTTTGTTCCACTTGCAACTCCTGCTCTTGAATACAAAGAAACTTTACTAGGTCTTGGAGGAGAAGAAATTAATAAGCAAATGTATACCTTTACTGATAAAGATGGAAATGAGGTCGGTCTAAGATTTGATTTAACAGTTCCTCTTTCACGAGTTATTGCTCAATATCCACAACTTCCTAAGCCATTTAAAAGATATCAGGTTCAACCTGTGTGGAGATGTGATAAACCTGATCCTGGCCGATTTCGGGAATTTATCCAATTTGATATTGATATTGTTGGCACGAGTGAGATGATAGCTGATGTAGAAATAATATTAGCTATGTATGATTCCCTCAATGCTCTGGGATTAACTGATTTTCGGATAAGATGTAACAATAGAAAGATTATAGATAGTTTAATTAAATATGCAGACATTCCTGTAGAACCGAGCCATTCTGTATTTAAAGTCATTGATAAATTGGAAAAACAAGGACTCGAAGCAGTAAAGCAAGAATTAGGGGCAGGGAGAATTGATAGTTCAGGGGATGAGATAAAAGGTCTTAACCTTGAGGTGAACCAGATATTGAAAATTGAAGAATTCCTTTTACTTCCTCAGAATACCCGAAATGAAGCTATAACTTCAGTGACAGAGTTTTTCAAAGGAGTTTCTACTGCAGATAAAGGAATAAGAGAGTTAGAAGAAATTAATAAATATCTATCTGCTCTGGAAATTCCTGATGATAAAGTTACTATTGATTTGAGCATAGCACGAGGGCTTGACTATTATACTGGACCTGTCTATGAAGCAATTCTTCTTGATGCAAGAGAGTTTGGCAGTGTAATGGGTGGTGGGCGTTTTGACCAGTTAATTGGACAATTTCTCGGTAAAGAAATTCCAGCCACAGGTGCGTCTATAGGGGTTGACCGTATTTTTGATGCGATGAAGAAATGTGCTCCATCTGAAAGCAGACCCTCTGTGGCTAACGTTTTTATCACGGTTATGGTAAAGGAAAAGATGGTTGAATATATGAAAATTGGGCATCGTCTCAGAGAAGAAGGCATAAATACAGAGGTTTATATTGGAAAAGAACAAAAGATAGGTAAACAACTTGAATATGCCGATAAATGTTCAATTCCGATAGCTGTTATTATTGGTCCTGAGGAGTTTTCAAACAACGAAGTTACAATCAAGGACTTAAGAGTGCTTAAAAAAGAAACAGAAAAGATTGAAAAACGGGAGGAATGGCTAAAAGCTCAGATAGGACAGAAAACAGTTAACAGTGAAAAACTTATAGAAGAAATCAAACAATTGCTAGACCAAAAGAGTTAG
- the hisG gene encoding ATP phosphoribosyltransferase yields the protein MESNNVLKIGLPKGSLQESTLRLFKKAGYHINISNRSYYPTFDDPEIESMLVRAQEMPKYVEDGHLDCGLTGYDWVLEQNVDVETVADLKYAKEGFKSVRWVIAVPSSSDIKSIKDIQGKRIATELVEFTKRYLKTKGVEATVDFSWGATEVKPPYLADAIVEVTETGASLRANNLIEIETILESNVQVIVNKDSWRNEWKKKKIDNIILFLNAALRAEEMVGLKMVVKNENIEKVRRILPQEYPQVILPFITEKGWYIVDVVVNGKDVSNLISSLKTRGWAFNFIEYSLNKFVP from the coding sequence ATGGAGAGTAACAATGTACTTAAGATTGGTCTTCCTAAGGGAAGTCTTCAGGAGTCGACATTAAGGCTATTCAAAAAGGCAGGTTATCATATAAATATATCTAATCGTTCCTATTACCCTACTTTTGATGATCCTGAGATAGAATCAATGCTTGTTAGAGCACAGGAGATGCCAAAATACGTTGAGGATGGCCATCTTGATTGTGGACTTACAGGTTATGACTGGGTTCTTGAACAAAATGTAGATGTAGAAACAGTTGCAGATTTGAAATATGCAAAGGAAGGTTTCAAGTCCGTGAGATGGGTTATTGCAGTTCCATCGAGTTCAGATATAAAGTCAATAAAGGACATCCAAGGCAAACGTATTGCTACTGAACTTGTTGAGTTCACAAAACGATACCTTAAGACTAAAGGCGTTGAGGCAACGGTAGATTTCTCATGGGGTGCAACGGAAGTAAAACCACCTTATCTTGCAGATGCCATTGTGGAGGTTACAGAGACAGGTGCATCATTAAGAGCTAATAATCTCATTGAAATTGAAACAATTCTTGAATCAAATGTACAGGTTATTGTAAACAAAGATTCATGGAGGAATGAATGGAAAAAGAAAAAAATAGATAATATAATTCTTTTTCTTAATGCCGCTCTTCGTGCTGAGGAAATGGTGGGACTAAAAATGGTTGTTAAAAATGAAAATATAGAGAAAGTTCGAAGGATACTTCCCCAAGAATATCCACAAGTTATTTTACCATTTATTACAGAAAAAGGGTGGTATATAGTTGATGTCGTTGTTAATGGTAAAGATGTTTCTAATTTAATTTCGAGTCTAAAAACAAGAGGTTGGGCTTTTAACTTTATTGAGTATTCACTGAACAAGTTCGTACCTTAA
- a CDS encoding aromatic amino acid ammonia-lyase yields MDKVYIKAIAEEVRDKRILEKVSLDDVWRVAYGSEIEIDSKALDIIEKRRKDVIDEIIKNPKPAYGFNRGFGHNVDIPVPQQRYSELQNNLIRSHSCGVGDVTPIEVVRAAMFLRVISLSQGYSGVRPEVIKKLIEMLNKKITPVVPKFGSVGASGDLAPMSHIALAMIGEGDVFVGSDKDRKKANNVFTPISLEMKEGLALNNGVQYSTAFGILAYFKMIDILKSATVITAISTQVMLGADTCFNPEFHELRPHRGALKVSKWVWELMKDSPIRKAHSDFDIDGEVQDPYNIRCAAQILGTCYDLIEETRRALEVETNSVTDNPLIFPNTEDNKFINIISVGHFHGMPVAVKLYNLIQAIGIQHYKYEWATIYCMRSC; encoded by the coding sequence ATGGATAAAGTATATATTAAAGCTATAGCGGAAGAAGTAAGAGATAAGAGGATATTAGAAAAGGTTTCATTAGATGATGTTTGGCGAGTAGCGTATGGAAGTGAAATTGAGATAGATTCCAAAGCACTTGATATTATTGAAAAAAGACGAAAAGATGTAATAGATGAAATAATAAAGAATCCAAAACCTGCCTATGGATTTAATCGCGGATTCGGGCATAATGTTGATATTCCGGTTCCTCAACAAAGGTATTCTGAACTTCAGAATAATCTTATTCGTTCCCATTCATGTGGCGTTGGAGATGTTACACCTATAGAAGTTGTTAGAGCTGCGATGTTTTTACGTGTCATATCCTTATCACAAGGGTACAGCGGAGTCCGTCCCGAAGTTATAAAAAAACTTATTGAGATGCTGAACAAAAAAATTACTCCAGTAGTTCCTAAATTCGGTTCTGTAGGTGCCAGTGGCGATCTTGCTCCCATGTCTCATATTGCACTGGCAATGATAGGCGAAGGCGATGTTTTTGTTGGATCAGACAAAGACCGAAAAAAAGCAAATAATGTATTCACTCCAATTTCTTTAGAAATGAAAGAAGGATTAGCATTAAATAACGGTGTACAATATTCCACCGCCTTTGGTATATTAGCTTATTTTAAGATGATAGACATCCTGAAAAGTGCAACGGTTATAACAGCCATTTCTACACAGGTTATGCTTGGGGCTGATACCTGTTTTAATCCTGAGTTTCATGAATTGAGACCTCATCGAGGGGCATTGAAAGTTTCCAAATGGGTTTGGGAACTGATGAAAGATTCTCCGATTCGCAAAGCTCATTCTGATTTTGATATTGATGGTGAGGTTCAGGATCCTTATAACATTCGATGTGCCGCTCAAATATTGGGTACATGTTATGATTTAATAGAGGAAACCCGTAGAGCTCTTGAAGTTGAGACAAACAGTGTTACGGATAATCCTTTAATTTTCCCAAATACCGAAGATAATAAATTTATCAATATTATCAGTGTAGGACATTTTCATGGCATGCCTGTTGCGGTTAAATTGTATAACCTTATTCAAGCTATAGGAATACAGCACTATAAATATGAATGGGCTACAATATATTGTATGAGAAGTTGCTAA
- a CDS encoding transposase, translating to MKKIHNKQKRKKVKTHIQKPKGSRFTEEVKQLEPQNVGVIPIDVHKDKHQILICDYYGKILKDEFSIPNTLTGVQVLLTHICEVIDKFNLKKVYAVMEYTGKYHQNLANKLRQHKISVVFVLPNSTYHLRQGQMNWAKTDSIDLCAIGQAFVNGWVSSCPPLDDFYQNWQTLTRARRDEVNLQTQAKNRITDLLHDLMPGCQELFANFWEHNAPPVLLSLAHSPEQLLNLNRITLIQQLSKAKVQKPAELVDKLHIWAKNSLGTSSNPSAKIQQLKILWQHFLNYQNNIRSYNISIAQYLSQNPALLFLSIPWVNVPSASEYASEIGPFDNFTSPKQITAYLGLAPKKFQTGKISFENGPITRKGKNRGRADPYSPPTPHTDFKV from the coding sequence ATGAAAAAGATTCATAACAAACAAAAAAGGAAAAAAGTCAAAACCCACATTCAGAAACCTAAAGGCAGCAGGTTTACTGAAGAGGTCAAACAACTTGAACCTCAAAATGTGGGCGTTATTCCCATCGATGTCCATAAGGATAAACATCAGATTCTTATTTGTGATTACTACGGTAAAATCCTTAAGGACGAGTTCTCTATACCTAACACCTTAACCGGTGTTCAGGTTCTCTTAACTCATATCTGTGAGGTAATAGACAAATTTAATCTCAAAAAGGTCTATGCGGTTATGGAATATACCGGCAAATATCATCAGAATTTGGCTAATAAATTACGACAACACAAAATCTCTGTTGTTTTTGTTCTCCCCAATAGCACTTACCATCTCCGTCAAGGACAGATGAATTGGGCTAAAACAGACTCTATTGATTTGTGTGCCATTGGCCAAGCATTTGTTAATGGTTGGGTATCCTCTTGCCCTCCTCTTGATGATTTCTATCAAAACTGGCAAACACTAACCCGAGCCAGACGCGATGAGGTTAATCTTCAAACTCAAGCCAAAAACAGAATTACTGACCTCTTACACGACTTAATGCCAGGATGCCAAGAATTGTTTGCTAACTTCTGGGAACATAATGCTCCACCTGTCCTTCTATCCCTTGCTCATTCTCCAGAACAACTCCTTAACCTCAATCGCATCACCTTAATTCAACAACTCTCAAAAGCAAAAGTCCAAAAACCAGCAGAGCTCGTTGACAAACTCCATATCTGGGCTAAAAACTCTCTTGGTACATCCTCAAATCCCTCAGCCAAAATCCAGCAGCTCAAAATCCTTTGGCAACACTTCCTTAACTATCAGAACAATATTCGTTCCTATAATATCTCCATTGCCCAATATCTGTCTCAAAATCCAGCTCTCCTCTTCCTCTCCATCCCCTGGGTAAATGTCCCCAGTGCCAGTGAATATGCCTCTGAAATAGGACCATTTGACAACTTTACCTCTCCTAAACAAATTACCGCTTATCTTGGTCTGGCTCCTAAAAAGTTTCAGACAGGTAAGATTTCCTTTGAAAATGGCCCTATTACCAGAAAGGGTAAAAATCGTGGTCGAGCTGACCCCTACTCCCCTCCTACTCCTCACACAGATTTCAAGGTTTAA
- a CDS encoding DUF2442 domain-containing protein: protein MNTLVLEVEPIAIGVTVTDEELVVDLTDGRRIVVPLAWYPRLFYASPSERQNWQLLGDGYAIEWPDLDEHIGIDGLIAGRHSGESQKSLNSWLSARRVQSGA, encoded by the coding sequence ATGAATACTTTGGTGCTTGAAGTAGAACCTATAGCGATAGGAGTCACAGTAACAGATGAGGAATTGGTAGTGGACCTGACAGATGGACGGCGTATTGTTGTCCCACTTGCCTGGTATCCACGATTATTCTATGCTTCACCAAGTGAGCGGCAAAACTGGCAATTATTGGGAGATGGATATGCAATTGAGTGGCCTGACCTTGACGAACATATTGGTATTGATGGATTGATAGCGGGACGGCACAGTGGCGAGAGCCAAAAGTCACTTAATAGCTGGTTATCTGCTCGCCGTGTTCAATCTGGAGCATAA
- a CDS encoding DUF4160 domain-containing protein — MPTVLEDGPYRFVFFSSDKGEPPHIHVKRDRRIAKFWITPVSLVKNRGFPGHELNQIARLVVEHESTLLEAWYEYFGA, encoded by the coding sequence ATGCCAACTGTTCTCGAAGATGGCCCATATAGATTTGTTTTCTTTAGTTCCGATAAGGGTGAACCACCCCATATTCATGTAAAGCGGGACCGTCGAATCGCCAAGTTTTGGATAACTCCTGTTTCCTTGGTGAAAAACCGGGGTTTTCCTGGACACGAACTAAATCAGATTGCTCGTCTTGTAGTAGAGCATGAATCAACTCTTTTGGAGGCGTGGTATGAATACTTTGGTGCTTGA
- a CDS encoding R.Pab1 family restriction endonuclease, producing the protein MDYAIKENNILLTIPATNAGKFRFKKRQNRLDFGETFSTREGTFDDQTYLEWQIGYDVPINDVEAGKKGTKLTNKHFIGSNGKTKYPYELSEIFYKAMELKFVSIEEIQNLLKEISNYKSFIDEKAITVEHHSQLTINGINFEETSINLPTLFMIETLDGTQVEISIQKQQYATGVQPMVYFCIPLKSFRNYSILLGKSSVPTDKLEYVISNANISNLICMMKVFGMASKRHNHDVVEILKILLEIISR; encoded by the coding sequence ATGGATTATGCAATTAAAGAAAACAATATTTTATTAACTATCCCCGCTACTAATGCCGGCAAATTCAGATTTAAGAAAAGACAAAATAGATTAGATTTTGGTGAAACCTTTTCGACAAGAGAAGGGACTTTTGATGACCAAACATACTTGGAATGGCAAATAGGTTATGATGTCCCTATTAACGATGTTGAAGCAGGCAAAAAAGGAACAAAATTAACAAACAAGCATTTTATTGGAAGTAACGGAAAAACAAAATATCCTTATGAATTATCGGAAATATTTTATAAGGCTATGGAATTAAAATTTGTCTCTATAGAAGAAATCCAAAACCTGCTTAAGGAAATAAGTAATTACAAAAGTTTTATAGATGAAAAAGCCATAACCGTTGAACACCATTCACAGTTAACTATAAATGGAATAAATTTTGAAGAAACGAGTATTAATTTGCCGACACTGTTTATGATTGAAACTTTAGATGGAACACAAGTAGAAATATCTATTCAAAAACAACAATATGCTACTGGTGTTCAACCAATGGTTTATTTTTGCATACCATTAAAATCATTTAGGAATTATTCAATCCTCCTTGGTAAATCATCTGTTCCTACTGATAAACTTGAATATGTAATCAGCAATGCCAATATCTCAAATCTTATATGTATGATGAAGGTTTTTGGAATGGCATCCAAACGGCACAATCATGATGTTGTTGAAATCCTTAAAATACTTCTTGAGATTATCAGCAGGTGA
- a CDS encoding site-specific DNA-methyltransferase, with translation MKMVKNSNIIKFDLKYPEDFIDNIICGNCLELIRLIPNNSIDVVLTDPPYGLRKDAIRGDADLSLFYNVLSECNRILKDNSFFITFFSTKFLPRLFENNPFNYFWQIILYCPEGRVKSPIGLTKFMSCFIFKKGKPKIIRWNKDIFVDTPGKMVEPDEGYIDHPTPKPKHFIKEILKMFTKENDLILDPFIGSGSTAVACLQLNRRFIGFEIEEKYYKIALERIQWALRTAIKESRNTIK, from the coding sequence ATGAAAATGGTAAAAAACAGCAATATAATTAAATTTGACCTTAAATATCCCGAAGATTTTATTGATAACATAATTTGTGGAAATTGTTTGGAACTGATAAGATTAATTCCAAACAATTCGATAGATGTCGTGCTTACTGACCCACCATATGGATTAAGAAAAGATGCTATCAGAGGCGATGCTGATTTAAGTCTTTTTTATAATGTCCTTTCAGAATGCAACAGGATTCTAAAAGACAATAGTTTTTTTATTACATTCTTTAGCACAAAGTTTTTGCCACGACTATTTGAGAACAATCCATTTAATTATTTCTGGCAGATTATCTTGTATTGTCCTGAAGGAAGGGTTAAATCTCCAATCGGCCTGACTAAATTTATGTCTTGTTTTATCTTTAAAAAAGGAAAACCTAAAATTATTCGCTGGAATAAAGATATATTTGTTGACACCCCAGGAAAAATGGTTGAACCTGATGAAGGATATATAGACCATCCGACACCGAAACCCAAACACTTTATAAAAGAGATATTAAAAATGTTCACAAAAGAGAATGACTTAATTTTGGATCCTTTCATAGGAAGCGGTAGCACTGCCGTAGCCTGTCTTCAGCTTAATAGAAGATTTATTGGTTTTGAAATTGAAGAAAAATATTATAAAATTGCTCTTGAAAGAATCCAATGGGCATTGAGAACAGCTATAAAAGAATCAAGAAATACCATAAAATAG